A region of the Yarrowia lipolytica chromosome 1C, complete sequence genome:
GACTTACTAGACACCTACACTCTAAtcagcaaacacagaaaaggcctctacactcacaccaacaacagccgcgGAGCTGGCAGGCGCCTGGATCAGCTGCACATCTCTTCGACACTCTCACAGTGGATCAAATCCACACAACTGGtaaccaacaagcagggtcACAACATCACGAAGTCCTCTCACCACGCGGTCCAATTCGTCTTTAACTTTGGCAACCTCACCCAGCGACAAGACAGAGGCCCAGGCACCTGGAGGATGCCCTGGTGGGTTTTTGATACAGAGTACATTGCTTGGCTCAAGTTCCACGTCAAATCCATTCTGAAGCGATATGGTCCTTTGAAGCCCAGCCTGAAGCTGCAATGCCTGAAAGAAAACATTAAGGTCACCATCCAACAGGAAGCCAAAAACCGCGCACTTCGAGATTCCAACCACCCAGACAACAGACGCCGCGAGGCCCTcatggcaacagcctcaGACTGGCAAGCCTACCCAGCTAACGAGCCATACCCGATGCTCCATGCTCGGGTCGAACAATCCAAGcaacagatggagatccacTCCCTACggaaccaccaaggccgagtgaagaccgacacctcctctctctgcgACATCTCAGCTCGATACTTTGACAACATCTTCGACAGAGCTGCCGATATCAacgacaccgacgacagcgcCTTTTTAGACCTCTTCCCCGAAGAAACCCGGAGGGTGAATACAGCTAACCCAAGCCTGGACTCGTCTtttaccaaggaggagatcttcgATACCATCAAGGCGTCTACGCACAACAGCGCGCCAGGGCCAGACGGCATCCCGTACAGGTTCTACCGCGACTGCTGGGATGAGCTGGGGGACTTGATGACGGACGTCTACAACGAAGCTGGAGCCGACTCGCCCATCAGCACCGAACGCAACACCGCTATCatcaaactactgtacaagtcggGAGATCAGgccgacatctccaactacaggcCTATTTCTTTGATCAACACAGAGGTGAAGATCTACACACAGCTCATTAACAAAgccatccagaacattCTTCCGGACAGCATTCACGGCGCCCAAAACGGTTTCGTACCGGGTCGACACATCACTAACAAtctcgacaccatggaTCATTTTTGCAACGCCTACTCCCAGCTGAACATGGGTTGGGTCGTAGGATCACTGGACTTCCGGAAAGCCTACGACACTATCAGCCAGAGTTGGGTGATAAAGACGCTTCGAAATGTGGGTGTCTCGGAACTGATGATCAACCGTATCCTAGCTGTACAACAGAACGCAGTAACGAGAATCAACATCAGAGGTGTCCTATCTCGCCCAGTCCGCATCAAGATCGGAGTGAGACAAGGAtgccctctctctccaaccctcttcatcatcgcAGTAGACGCACTTGTGCGTCGTCTGGACCGAGAGATGTTTGGACTGGCCCCAGGCCTGCCACtatcccaccaccacaccactgGGCACAGGCCGCCACAACCCCCTACTCACCCggaggcagtggcagctggACACATGAAGGTGTCGGCTTTCGCGGACGACATAGCGgtgttcctcaacaacatccaggacgTGGCCACGGTTGGTAGAGtgctctgcctcttccaacggGTCTCAGGCCTCACACTAAACCCGTCAAAGACGGTGCTTCAGAAGATCGGCCCCCCCGATTGTTTTGTTCCACTAACCTTTATTGACGCAGAATGGCAGCGAACAATTGACGCCACCTGGCcaaccgacaacaacacacgacAGGCCCCGACGCTCCGGACATCTGACAACATTTTCCGGTACCTCGGAGTACACTTCGGAAATCGCGAAAGGTTGGACACGCACTAcgctcagatcaaggaggacctcaaggagtcgcTGCGACGCCTTTCACTATGGGGTCTCCCCTATTACAGCAAGGCGTGGATGATCAacatctacttcttctcgaaactGAATTTCCTTGGACCCTACGTCAGCCAGATCGACAACACCTTCATCCGAGAGCTGAACGAACTAGCGtgcgacaagatcaacaaatTATCACCCGACAAAACACGCAAAACCTTCAGCAATGGTTTCATCCAAACTCCGgtaggcagaggaggactgAACCTGCGGGACATGGGACGTTTCATGGTGTGCCTGAAGGCCGCTCGGGCTTACAGGTTCTTCCATGGCTCATCGCCGGCCCTTTGGGACTGCACCTTCCAGTTCTACAGCAGAACTCACAGTCTCACACAGGAAAAGCCACACCAGCGCGTCGACTGCCGCTTTCCGACAGGCCAAGCTTGGGGCTACGCAgcctcccccaccatgcGAGACGCAATCagagcttctttcgagctcaacaagccccTCACCGCGGAACATGCCaaccctcgagaagatcacgAGCCCTctacaacagacacagttaATCACAGAATCTGGGAACGAAACCAGGTGAAcgtgagagcagcagaatctttCCGGGAAGCACACGTCGACATCGCAGCCGCGAGACGATACCATCCGGTCAGAATGGTGTCCACAGCGGAAATCGACCACCTCCGGTGGAGCATGGGACCACTTACTCtagagaacttcatgtttcacaagacctcgtctcccgacttgccaaacttcccacacacacttgcACGACCGAAGAAGTGGACTCAACGAAGCGACTACGGGGGCATCTCtgacgacatggtctgGCAGGAGGTAATGCATGACCTTCGAAAACACTACATcgccgacgccaacaaagcacaagttcttcacctcatGCGGATATCTCGACTTCCGCTCGtgaaatggagataccctgacgaccacgttttcaccaagaagaatccAGGATGCGGGCTCTGTGATAAGGCCATCATTCAGGATCTGCACGAGCATATCTTCTGCAAGTgcgaagttcttctttccatgttgaccaggatgaagattccgtcagtggactctctaaaggactggatctttaccgagtcgaaatgtggagtactcccctctttcccagggcatgtgaacagtgacgccccccggaaacatcaacaagtcaagacACGCAAATATCTGCGGGAATTGGCTtatgggatctggaagatggagagatcccTCCGGTACTCAGGGGACGACGCCACcctgggacatgtccaacagggtttgcttcaattcctgaaggaagcccagatgtgtttctacgatggacaaccgccagcacttcacgatgagcgagagtagacacagtagcaagcgtaaaaggcggccgaggccaccgagagaacagcgtagcagggcgcgtagtcaccacaggggacgcagaaccaaaccaatgacgaagaagaaccacaaggagaagttttcaaaggcaatgcaaatgaagagggcaatggaaggattgagattagagaactggagactggagtggcgttttcccgatgaacgaacaaacacgcgaagctatgtggaccaacatacaacacggactgaaccaggtttttttatgatttttttactggaaataggtacgtgccaagttggaccatgacactaaacgtgtttaattagtaatattcgtgtaagcgtacattcatttcaaaggttattctttcacggcaaagttataattaaatgaatgtatatgcagaaaaaaaaaaaaaaaaaatgccaGCCAGCTGAGTAACCAATGAATAATATGAGCTTTTCGAGGTGAGACAATCTGGAGACGAGCTCAGAAGCAGATAATGTATGGATCAACTAGCCCTCGAGCAGGTGGAGTATATAAGAATGGAATCTAAACAAAAAatctaaaaaaaaaatattatACACAAATAATTGAATGACTAAAAAATAGAACATAAAACTAAAAACAAACCCATGACGAAATATTCCGTCGAATTATACTACAATATAACGATACGACCCTTTCTTAACGACACAGCCCTTTCTCAACACACTCACGCTTCTTTCCTACATCCTCCCCTTCCCCTGCCCCCGTCGCGCACCCACATCACAATCTCCTTGCTCCTGGGTCTACTCCGCCGCTCAGTCatgactacaagtatttacAGAACCTGGAGTACAGTTTAGTACGTCttacaatactgtactgtagtttaCCGTTGAGTTTAACCAAACTTCCTAGTAAAGGATGACGCACCACGGACGAAAGGCGCCCCAGCAAAAGACGGGTTGGTGGTTCTGACAACGTGCAAGTCTCGTGATACACTCAGATAGTATGGCTCAAGTTTCATGTTACCCATTATAGCTTTCCAGCGCATTCTCCGCTCCTCTTCAGAGACCGTCGCCAGgattattttatttttgttgCAAGAACCTCCTCGTACTATGCAGTAACCTtcacagtacagtacagtaaccTTTCTTATCCCAACGTCTCCAACGTTTTTTTTCGCAGCGATTTTCCAACCCTGAGTCTGGAAGGAGGGCAATACGATGACGGCAAAGAGGTAGAACAGGAGGAATTCCGAACACTAGATATTCAAAGACGGTCCATTCAAACCAGACTTGTATGGTTTTTGTACGATGTGCGTGGACATACATGTTTTGGAACTCATTGTGCCGATACAGGGACagtacagcatgtacatacataccaGTTGTACGGTGTATCTGTCTCGCTTCTTTCTCATGGTGCATTGGTGCTGCTAGGGTTGCACCTCTTCCGCCCGTCTCTTGCATCTTCGCTAAACTATGTTGGAAATGGTAGCCACCTCAGCTAGCGTCTTTTGCGCTGCTACTGTCACAGGTTTCTTTCCTCCACACTCCCCCACTACACCCCCGAAATGAAGATCGCCATTCTCGGAGCCAACGGTATTCTGGGTCCCCCCACCATCAACTACCTGCTCAAGTACACGGATGCCACTCTACACGTCATCACCGAGCAGCCCACCAAGGTGGAGAGCTCTGAGCGGATCTCCACATTCCCCCGTGCCCGGATCTCCGAGGCCATGGCTGGAACAGACGTGATTTACAACTTTCTGGGTGTGCTGGCTAGCTGGAACGACTACTTGCCTGCCATTGCCTCGTCGGGCGCAAAGCTCTACTTCCTGCCCGACTTTGGTATTAAGCACGAACAGCGACCTGACTTTGCCGCCATGGTGCGAAAGACGGACCACTACGAGCAGGCAGCCAAAATCCCGGGACTCAAGTGCGTCCGACTGCTCACCGGAGCGTTCGCGGATACTATGGTGGATATGCCTCAGTTCTGGGGCATTGACCTGGCCACGAAGACAGCCGCTTCAATTGGTGACGGAAACACAAAGTTCTCATACACGTTTGTGGACAAGATTGCTGAGACGCTAGCTCTCGCGGTCACTACAGATATTTCCAAACTGGATCAAATTCTGGAGATCAAGAACGGAGACATCACCCTCAAGGAGTTCTACCAGCTGTATAGCGAGGCCAGCGGGGTTGAGCTGAACATTGTGCAGGCCATGAGCATTGAGCAGGCCGAACAGACAATCTTCGCGGCCCAGAAAACTGATCCTCAGGGGGGTGATTATGCTGCTTTGTACGGCCTTACTATTGGTA
Encoded here:
- a CDS encoding uncharacterized protein (Full length Line element), with the translated sequence MSFTSTTTPSKAPCKSTQAKMKSPNVKVITANIGGFKMAEALNRLPDTIVNIIRTTHYPDLVLLQETNWVDSSLQTAQQIISNSPYPGGRHYTLLGSTAGVSNRSVGVGLVYSDNVTITNFTTVFEYFPALDNRLCLADVHIKGTDRHLSLINVYAPNEQGASPFTNRQFYQSLDDYLRLHPCQYPLIAAGDWNAVASNDGRIGEKVTTHLKDFLANWDLLDTYTLISKHRKGLYTHTNNSRGAGRRLDQLHISSTLSQWIKSTQLVTNKQGHNITKSSHHAVQFVFNFGNLTQRQDRGPGTWRMPWWVFDTEYIAWLKFHVKSILKRYGPLKPSLKLQCLKENIKVTIQQEAKNRALRDSNHPDNRRREALMATASDWQAYPANEPYPMLHARVEQSKQQMEIHSLRNHQGRVKTDTSSLCDISARYFDNIFDRAADINDTDDSAFLDLFPEETRRVNTANPSLDSSFTKEEIFDTIKASTHNSAPGPDGIPYRFYRDCWDELGDLMTDVYNEAGADSPISTERNTAIIKLLYKSGDQADISNYRPISLINTEVKIYTQLINKAIQNILPDSIHGAQNGFVPGRHITNNLDTMDHFCNAYSQLNMGWVVGSLDFRKAYDTISQSWVIKTLRNVGVSELMINRILAVQQNAVTRINIRGVLSRPVRIKIGVRQGCPLSPTLFIIAVDALVRRLDREMFGLAPGLPLSHHHTTGHRPPQPPTHPEAVAAGHMKVSAFADDIAVFLNNIQDVATVGRVLCLFQRVSGLTLNPSKTVLQKIGPPDCFVPLTFIDAEWQRTIDATWPTDNNTRQAPTLRTSDNIFRYLGVHFGNRERLDTHYAQIKEDLKESLRRLSLWGLPYYSKAWMINIYFFSKLNFLGPYVSQIDNTFIRELNELACDKINKLSPDKTRKTFSNGFIQTPVGRGGLNLRDMGRFMVCLKAARAYRFFHGSSPALWDCTFQFYSRTHSLTQEKPHQRVDCRFPTGQAWGYAASPTMRDAIRASFELNKPLTAEHANPREDHEPSTTDTVNHRIWERNQVNVRAAESFREAHVDIAAARRYHPVRMVSTAEIDHLRWSMGPLTLENFMFHKTSSPDLPNFPHTLARPKKWTQRSDYGGISDDMVWQEVMHDLRKHYIADANKAQVLHLMRISRLPLVKWRYPDDHVFTKKNPGCGLCDKAIIQDLHEHIFCKCEVLLSMLTRMKIPSVDSLKDWIFTESKCGVLPSFPGHVNSDAPRKHQQVKTRKYLRELAYGIWKMERSLRYSGDDATLGHVQQGLLQFLKEAQMCFYDGQPPALHDERE
- a CDS encoding uncharacterized protein (Compare to YALI0C08855g, weakly similar to uniprot|P87221 Candida sp Cadmium induced CIP1 protein) — protein: MKIAILGANGILGPPTINYLLKYTDATLHVITEQPTKVESSERISTFPRARISEAMAGTDVIYNFLGVLASWNDYLPAIASSGAKLYFLPDFGIKHEQRPDFAAMVRKTDHYEQAAKIPGLKCVRLLTGAFADTMVDMPQFWGIDLATKTAASIGDGNTKFSYTFVDKIAETLALAVTTDISKLDQILEIKNGDITLKEFYQLYSEASGVELNIVQAMSIEQAEQTIFAAQKTDPQGGDYAALYGLTIGTLCNSGYAVITNKDNWIAGQKDDKWDQLSVESIKAVLAKQK